TTGTGAGCGATATGGCAGCTATGGTCAAAAGCATTCATTCTGCTAATGAGCTAAAGGATAAGATTCTTATTATGGCGAAAGATTGGCTTTTGACACATATTTTGCAAGAAGATATGCAGATTGAAAAATATCGCAAAGAAATGCAGAGCAAAAATCCAGCCAAAGCGGCGCAAAAATTTTATATATACACTTGCGCTTGCCCAAATAAAGAGCATAAACTTACAGAATCTATGCATATTTTTGTGAAAAATAGCACCCAAAATATTCGCTGCAAAGAATGCCAGCAGAGTATTAAGTTTCTAAAAGTGCTTGGTTAAGGAGGGGTTATGTTACCACAATGGAGTGGGGATTTTAGCGTGGGGCATGAGATAATCGACCAGCAGCACCAGACACTTTTTAATCTAGCGCATAAAGCCTATCGTATCGCTAATAGTCCAAGCTCTCCTAATGAA
Above is a window of Helicobacter jaachi DNA encoding:
- a CDS encoding hemerythrin family protein, whose protein sequence is MLPSWSDEFSVHHEIIDEQHQVLFELAHRAYKIANSHTTRNEVKDMITQFFDYMKTHFKDEEQYMQAIGYPRLEEHKKIHRQIVSDMAAMVKSIHSANELKDKILIMAKDWLLTHILQEDMQIEKYRKEMQSKNPAKAAQKFYIYTCACPNKEHKLTESMHIFVKNSTQNIRCKECQQSIKFLKVLG